One Fundulus heteroclitus isolate FHET01 chromosome 11, MU-UCD_Fhet_4.1, whole genome shotgun sequence DNA segment encodes these proteins:
- the tmem218 gene encoding transmembrane protein 218: MTNAVLQMGTGVFVIVIVWMASLVASMVLLRAAGSTKLGVIPIVLLALTITLVLVFFPRSPESPPPFTEMEIVDTLFIGRYVLLAVASAVFLLAFFLLLPLHFLEPVHAKALRTH, encoded by the exons ATGACGAACGCAGTGCTGCAAATGGGGACGGGTGTTTTTGTCATCGTGATCGTTTGGATGGCTTCTCTCGTGGCATCGATGGTTCTGCTGAGAGCTGCTGGCTCCACAAA gtTAGGAGTCATCCCCATTGTCCTCCTGGCTCTGACCATCACTTTGGTTCTTGTGTTCTTCCCTCGGAGCCCAGAGAGCCCTCCTCCTTTCACAGAGATGGAG ATAGTAGACACTTTGTTCATCGGCCGCTACGTGCTTCTGGCTGTGGCGAGTGCCGTTTTTCTGCTGGCGTTCTTCTTGCTGCTGCCCCTTCATTTCCTGGAACCAGTGCATGCTAAGGCTCTAAGAACACACTAG